The Caenorhabditis elegans chromosome II genome has a segment encoding these proteins:
- the sop-2 gene encoding Polycomb protein sop-2 (Confirmed by transcript evidence) produces MSSNLTSNEMSSTSAIVEPPEAVKGNERDKSTRRSTSQVVRPEKHEVENALEDQCSSSSLPKEAQYYAKLDKKLEGKDPRSQFYEAVRLSADIFAHKFEKAVCSRQTFEPTNSIIKVLNTAEEEMLHEKVVPLPVSSKLQYYLNRGRYDTIFDRDEQLQRTADPMADEPDHVEKRVTSILEQASREMEEGEVEPVFYDGSDEDQELPIDLGAMRNLQRTNKFAARSSRMAARRGGRPGYRGAFRGAARGAPSRRPAPAAEVAPETPVAAPMAPAAPAAPATPEAAPAAEVMDTSIATEMPQESAVDLSNVSAATEMDTSKEGEASRPTSEKKKKIRTTEMDRLMSMDLGPKDGGRVGELGHMWPESRRRPAAPLPETPAAQPRKSLPRRAAEKKKPEDSDAAEEQEVEMEVDNDASTSTPRNARGGRGGGNRRGSRRGQKRTSGGSGKLVEPKKEPVDEPAEKIPKRSEAAPEVPATATTKEAPPSTSSSPPDAPATPATPASSDSRDSPRKIRAMIFSLTGSPPESETPPVLQQEQVISTAAPTAGRHPNIIQQVPHINRIPPQPLRRLTAPQAPPASQPEEPPVQQTVPVVKVELASAPAPIVRDPQSTEPVPPAMPTLVENNHEATLILPPNKTSDYTRWNAQDLINWVRLLITNNVDSTIAIMVREEFDGETLACLVLDDDFRKEVPIPYGHYKKMKIYGTEVLNHYRTEKYQADLRKFHEELAAWKAQQR; encoded by the exons atgagTTCAAACTTGACCAGTAATGAGATGTCATCAACATCTGCAATTGTAGAGCCCCCGGAGGCTGTGAAGGGAAATGAAAGGGATAAG tcCACTCGACGATCGACATCTCAAGTGGTTCGACCGGAAAAGCACGAAGTTGAAAATGCATTGGAAG atcaatgcTCATCAAGCAGCTTACCAAAAGAAGCTCAATATTATGCAAAACTCGACAAAAAGCTAGAGGGCAAAGACCCCCGATCTCAGTTCTACGAAGCGGTACGCCTGTCCGCCGACATTTTTGCtcataaattcgaaaaagccGTGTGCTCCCGCCAAACGTTCGAGCCGACCAACTCCATCATCAAAGTGCTCAACACTGCCGAGGAGGAGATGCTCCACGAGAAGGTTGTCCCACTACCAGTCAGCTCAAAGCTCCAATACTATCTCAACCGGGGACGTTATGATACGATATTCGATCGTGATGAGCAATTGCAAAGGACTGCTGACCCGATGGCCGACGAGCCGGATCATGTGGAGAAGCGGGTGACGAGCATTTTGGAGCAAGCTTCTCGAGAGATGGAAGAAGGGGAAGTCGAGCCGGTGTTCTATGATGGATCTGATGAGGATCAGGAACTTCCGATTGATCTAGGAGCTATGAGAAATCTGCAAAG AACCAACAAGTTCGCGGCTCGCTCGAGCAGAATGGCAGCTCGGAGGGGAGGACGGCCCGGCTATCGTGGTGCTTTCAGAGGTGCAGCTCGCGGAGCACCTTCTAGAAGACCTGCACCAGCTGCAGAGGTGGCTCCAGAGACTCCAGTAGCGGCTCCGATGGCTCCAGCGGCTCCAGCAGCTCCTGCAACACCTGAAGCAGCTCCGGCAGCAGAAGTTATGGACACATCAATTGCCACAGAGATGCCTCAAGAGTCGGCTGTGGATCTGTCAAATGTGTCGGCGGCTACCGAGATGGATACATCTAAAGAAGGAGAAGCGTCCAGACCGACTAGCGAGAAAAAAAAG aaaatccgCACAACCGAAATGGACCGTCTTATGAGCATGGACTTGGGACCCAAGGATGGTGGCCGAGTCGGCGAACTCGGCCACATGTGGCCCGAATCACGCCGTCGTCCTGCTGCACCCCTACCAGAGACACCTGCTGCTCAACCGAGAAAGTCTCTGCCAAGGCGAGCCgccgagaagaagaagcctgAAGATTCGGACGCCGCTGAGGAGCAGGAGGTTGAGATGGAGGTGGATAACGACGCGAGCACATCTACTCCAAGAAATGCACGTGGAGGTAGAGGTGGTGGCAATAGACGAGGATCGAGAAGAGGTCAGAAGAGGACATCTGGAGGATCGGGGAAGCTCGTGGAGCCAAAGAAAGAGCCGGTCGACGAGCCAGCCGAGAAAATCCCAAAAAGATCCGAGGCAGCTCCAGAAGTTCCAGCTACTGCCACAACCAAAGAAGCCCCACCATCCACCTCCAGCTCCCCACCGGATGCTCCAGCTACCCCAGCCACTCCAGCTTCATCCGACTCTCGGGATTCCCCACGAAAGATCCGGGCGATGATTTTCTCGCTTACCGGATCCCCACCAGAGTCTGAAACTCCGCCAGTTCTGCAGCAAGAGCAGGTGATCTCCACAGCAGCACCGACAGCCGGTCGCCATCCAAACATCATTCAGCAGGTCCCGCACATCAATCGGATCCCGCCACAACCGCTGAGACGTCTCACAGCTCCTCAGGCTCCACCAGCATCCCAGCCAGAAGAGCCTCCAGTTCAGCAGACTGTTCCGGTGGTTAAAGTCGAATTGGCTTCAGCTCCAGCTCCAATCGTCAGGGATCCACAGTCAACGGAGCCAGTTCCACCTGCGATGCCTACACTTGTCGAG AACAACCACGAAGCTACGCTCATTTTGCCGCCCAACAAGACATCAGACTACACAAGGTGGAAC GCGCAAGATCTCATCAACTGGGTTCGGCTTCTCATCACCAACAACGTGGATTCCACTATTGCAATTATGGTTCGCGAGGAGTTTGACGGAGAAACGCTGGCCTGTCTTGTGTTGGACGATGATTTTCGAAAAGAGGTACCAATTCCATATGGTCATTATAAGAAGATGAAGATCTATGGGACTGAGGTGCTCAACCATTATCGTACGGAAAAGTATCAAGCTGATTTGAGAAAGTTCCATGAGGAGTTGGCTGCCTGGAAGGCTCAGCAGCGTTAA
- the sop-2 gene encoding Polycomb protein sop-2 (Confirmed by transcript evidence), with amino-acid sequence MSSNLTSNEMSSTSAIVEPPEAVKGNERDKSTRRSTSQVVRPEKHEVENALEDQCSSSSLPKEAQYYAKLDKKLEGKDPRSQFYEAVRLSADIFAHKFEKAVCSRQTFEPTNSIIKVLNTAEEEMLHEKVVPLPVSSKLQYYLNRGRYDTIFDRDEQLQRTADPMADEPDHVEKRVTSILEQASREMEEGEVEPVFYDGSDEDQELPIDLGAMRNLQRTNKFAARSSRMAARRGGRPGYRGAFRGAARGAPSRRPAPAAEVAPETPVAAPMAPAAPAAPATPEAAPAAEVMDTSIATEMPQESAVDLSNVSAATEMDTSKEGEASRPTSEKKKFQKIRTTEMDRLMSMDLGPKDGGRVGELGHMWPESRRRPAAPLPETPAAQPRKSLPRRAAEKKKPEDSDAAEEQEVEMEVDNDASTSTPRNARGGRGGGNRRGSRRGQKRTSGGSGKLVEPKKEPVDEPAEKIPKRSEAAPEVPATATTKEAPPSTSSSPPDAPATPATPASSDSRDSPRKIRAMIFSLTGSPPESETPPVLQQEQVISTAAPTAGRHPNIIQQVPHINRIPPQPLRRLTAPQAPPASQPEEPPVQQTVPVVKVELASAPAPIVRDPQSTEPVPPAMPTLVENNHEATLILPPNKTSDYTRWNAQDLINWVRLLITNNVDSTIAIMVREEFDGETLACLVLDDDFRKEVPIPYGHYKKMKIYGTEVLNHYRTEKYQADLRKFHEELAAWKAQQR; translated from the exons atgagTTCAAACTTGACCAGTAATGAGATGTCATCAACATCTGCAATTGTAGAGCCCCCGGAGGCTGTGAAGGGAAATGAAAGGGATAAG tcCACTCGACGATCGACATCTCAAGTGGTTCGACCGGAAAAGCACGAAGTTGAAAATGCATTGGAAG atcaatgcTCATCAAGCAGCTTACCAAAAGAAGCTCAATATTATGCAAAACTCGACAAAAAGCTAGAGGGCAAAGACCCCCGATCTCAGTTCTACGAAGCGGTACGCCTGTCCGCCGACATTTTTGCtcataaattcgaaaaagccGTGTGCTCCCGCCAAACGTTCGAGCCGACCAACTCCATCATCAAAGTGCTCAACACTGCCGAGGAGGAGATGCTCCACGAGAAGGTTGTCCCACTACCAGTCAGCTCAAAGCTCCAATACTATCTCAACCGGGGACGTTATGATACGATATTCGATCGTGATGAGCAATTGCAAAGGACTGCTGACCCGATGGCCGACGAGCCGGATCATGTGGAGAAGCGGGTGACGAGCATTTTGGAGCAAGCTTCTCGAGAGATGGAAGAAGGGGAAGTCGAGCCGGTGTTCTATGATGGATCTGATGAGGATCAGGAACTTCCGATTGATCTAGGAGCTATGAGAAATCTGCAAAG AACCAACAAGTTCGCGGCTCGCTCGAGCAGAATGGCAGCTCGGAGGGGAGGACGGCCCGGCTATCGTGGTGCTTTCAGAGGTGCAGCTCGCGGAGCACCTTCTAGAAGACCTGCACCAGCTGCAGAGGTGGCTCCAGAGACTCCAGTAGCGGCTCCGATGGCTCCAGCGGCTCCAGCAGCTCCTGCAACACCTGAAGCAGCTCCGGCAGCAGAAGTTATGGACACATCAATTGCCACAGAGATGCCTCAAGAGTCGGCTGTGGATCTGTCAAATGTGTCGGCGGCTACCGAGATGGATACATCTAAAGAAGGAGAAGCGTCCAGACCGACTAGCGAGAAAAAAAAG tttcagaaaatccgCACAACCGAAATGGACCGTCTTATGAGCATGGACTTGGGACCCAAGGATGGTGGCCGAGTCGGCGAACTCGGCCACATGTGGCCCGAATCACGCCGTCGTCCTGCTGCACCCCTACCAGAGACACCTGCTGCTCAACCGAGAAAGTCTCTGCCAAGGCGAGCCgccgagaagaagaagcctgAAGATTCGGACGCCGCTGAGGAGCAGGAGGTTGAGATGGAGGTGGATAACGACGCGAGCACATCTACTCCAAGAAATGCACGTGGAGGTAGAGGTGGTGGCAATAGACGAGGATCGAGAAGAGGTCAGAAGAGGACATCTGGAGGATCGGGGAAGCTCGTGGAGCCAAAGAAAGAGCCGGTCGACGAGCCAGCCGAGAAAATCCCAAAAAGATCCGAGGCAGCTCCAGAAGTTCCAGCTACTGCCACAACCAAAGAAGCCCCACCATCCACCTCCAGCTCCCCACCGGATGCTCCAGCTACCCCAGCCACTCCAGCTTCATCCGACTCTCGGGATTCCCCACGAAAGATCCGGGCGATGATTTTCTCGCTTACCGGATCCCCACCAGAGTCTGAAACTCCGCCAGTTCTGCAGCAAGAGCAGGTGATCTCCACAGCAGCACCGACAGCCGGTCGCCATCCAAACATCATTCAGCAGGTCCCGCACATCAATCGGATCCCGCCACAACCGCTGAGACGTCTCACAGCTCCTCAGGCTCCACCAGCATCCCAGCCAGAAGAGCCTCCAGTTCAGCAGACTGTTCCGGTGGTTAAAGTCGAATTGGCTTCAGCTCCAGCTCCAATCGTCAGGGATCCACAGTCAACGGAGCCAGTTCCACCTGCGATGCCTACACTTGTCGAG AACAACCACGAAGCTACGCTCATTTTGCCGCCCAACAAGACATCAGACTACACAAGGTGGAAC GCGCAAGATCTCATCAACTGGGTTCGGCTTCTCATCACCAACAACGTGGATTCCACTATTGCAATTATGGTTCGCGAGGAGTTTGACGGAGAAACGCTGGCCTGTCTTGTGTTGGACGATGATTTTCGAAAAGAGGTACCAATTCCATATGGTCATTATAAGAAGATGAAGATCTATGGGACTGAGGTGCTCAACCATTATCGTACGGAAAAGTATCAAGCTGATTTGAGAAAGTTCCATGAGGAGTTGGCTGCCTGGAAGGCTCAGCAGCGTTAA
- the sop-2 gene encoding SAM domain-containing protein (Confirmed by transcript evidence), whose amino-acid sequence MAARRGGRPGYRGAFRGAARGAPSRRPAPAAEVAPETPVAAPMAPAAPAAPATPEAAPAAEVMDTSIATEMPQESAVDLSNVSAATEMDTSKEGEASRPTSEKKKFQKIRTTEMDRLMSMDLGPKDGGRVGELGHMWPESRRRPAAPLPETPAAQPRKSLPRRAAEKKKPEDSDAAEEQEVEMEVDNDASTSTPRNARGGRGGGNRRGSRRGQKRTSGGSGKLVEPKKEPVDEPAEKIPKRSEAAPEVPATATTKEAPPSTSSSPPDAPATPATPASSDSRDSPRKIRAMIFSLTGSPPESETPPVLQQEQVISTAAPTAGRHPNIIQQVPHINRIPPQPLRRLTAPQAPPASQPEEPPVQQTVPVVKVELASAPAPIVRDPQSTEPVPPAMPTLVENNHEATLILPPNKTSDYTRWNAQDLINWVRLLITNNVDSTIAIMVREEFDGETLACLVLDDDFRKEVPIPYGHYKKMKIYGTEVLNHYRTEKYQADLRKFHEELAAWKAQQR is encoded by the exons ATGGCAGCTCGGAGGGGAGGACGGCCCGGCTATCGTGGTGCTTTCAGAGGTGCAGCTCGCGGAGCACCTTCTAGAAGACCTGCACCAGCTGCAGAGGTGGCTCCAGAGACTCCAGTAGCGGCTCCGATGGCTCCAGCGGCTCCAGCAGCTCCTGCAACACCTGAAGCAGCTCCGGCAGCAGAAGTTATGGACACATCAATTGCCACAGAGATGCCTCAAGAGTCGGCTGTGGATCTGTCAAATGTGTCGGCGGCTACCGAGATGGATACATCTAAAGAAGGAGAAGCGTCCAGACCGACTAGCGAGAAAAAAAAG tttcagaaaatccgCACAACCGAAATGGACCGTCTTATGAGCATGGACTTGGGACCCAAGGATGGTGGCCGAGTCGGCGAACTCGGCCACATGTGGCCCGAATCACGCCGTCGTCCTGCTGCACCCCTACCAGAGACACCTGCTGCTCAACCGAGAAAGTCTCTGCCAAGGCGAGCCgccgagaagaagaagcctgAAGATTCGGACGCCGCTGAGGAGCAGGAGGTTGAGATGGAGGTGGATAACGACGCGAGCACATCTACTCCAAGAAATGCACGTGGAGGTAGAGGTGGTGGCAATAGACGAGGATCGAGAAGAGGTCAGAAGAGGACATCTGGAGGATCGGGGAAGCTCGTGGAGCCAAAGAAAGAGCCGGTCGACGAGCCAGCCGAGAAAATCCCAAAAAGATCCGAGGCAGCTCCAGAAGTTCCAGCTACTGCCACAACCAAAGAAGCCCCACCATCCACCTCCAGCTCCCCACCGGATGCTCCAGCTACCCCAGCCACTCCAGCTTCATCCGACTCTCGGGATTCCCCACGAAAGATCCGGGCGATGATTTTCTCGCTTACCGGATCCCCACCAGAGTCTGAAACTCCGCCAGTTCTGCAGCAAGAGCAGGTGATCTCCACAGCAGCACCGACAGCCGGTCGCCATCCAAACATCATTCAGCAGGTCCCGCACATCAATCGGATCCCGCCACAACCGCTGAGACGTCTCACAGCTCCTCAGGCTCCACCAGCATCCCAGCCAGAAGAGCCTCCAGTTCAGCAGACTGTTCCGGTGGTTAAAGTCGAATTGGCTTCAGCTCCAGCTCCAATCGTCAGGGATCCACAGTCAACGGAGCCAGTTCCACCTGCGATGCCTACACTTGTCGAG AACAACCACGAAGCTACGCTCATTTTGCCGCCCAACAAGACATCAGACTACACAAGGTGGAAC GCGCAAGATCTCATCAACTGGGTTCGGCTTCTCATCACCAACAACGTGGATTCCACTATTGCAATTATGGTTCGCGAGGAGTTTGACGGAGAAACGCTGGCCTGTCTTGTGTTGGACGATGATTTTCGAAAAGAGGTACCAATTCCATATGGTCATTATAAGAAGATGAAGATCTATGGGACTGAGGTGCTCAACCATTATCGTACGGAAAAGTATCAAGCTGATTTGAGAAAGTTCCATGAGGAGTTGGCTGCCTGGAAGGCTCAGCAGCGTTAA
- the C44C11.6 gene encoding Transcriptional regulator (Partially confirmed by transcript evidence), with the protein MLKNAVNAMKNIGKSRSRSASREKVLKDSAVQASPSSREAVQVVKAIAQPVVEQK; encoded by the exons atgttaaagAACGCTGTGAAtgcaatgaaaaat atcggAAAATCTCGATCGAGAAGTGCAAGTCGCGAGAAGGTGCTCAAAGACTCGGCCGTACAAGCTTCACCATCATCCCGTGAAGCCGTCCAAGTCGTCAAGGCAATCGCCCAACCAGTCGtcgaacaaaaataa
- the ras-1 gene encoding R-RAS related (Product from WormBase gene class ras;~Confirmed by transcript evidence) — MGGRSNSATTAAQQNAVLRIVVVGGGGVGKSALTIQFIQRYFVQDYDPTIEDSYTKQCFVDEDLCKLEILDTAGQEEFSTMREQYLRTGSGFLIVFAVTDRNSFEEVKKLHELICRIKDRDDFPIILVGNKADLENERHVARHEAEELAHRLSIPYLECSAKIRKNVDEAFFDIVRLVRKYQHDERMPIHPHDDRKLESPIKLKKKKNCRIQ, encoded by the exons aTGGGCGGCCGGAGCAACTCAGCCACCACAGCCGCCCAACAAAATGCAGTGCTCCGAATCGTTGTCGTCGGCGGTGGAGGTGTCGGGAAATCGGCGTTGACCATACAGTTTATACag AGGTACTTTGTGCAGGACTACGACCCGACGATCGAAGACTCCTACACCAAACAATGTTTCGTCGACGAGGATCTTTGCAAACTGGAAA tcctTGACACTGCTGGACAGGAGGAGTTTTCCACGATGCGAGAGCAGTATTTGCGAACGGGGAGCGGTTTTTTAATTGTGTTTGCAGTTACTGACAGGAatag tttcgaAGAGGTCAAAAAGCTACACGAATTAATATGCCGAATCAAGGATCGAGATGATTTTCCAATTATACTAGTGGGCAATAAAGCAGATTTGGAAAATGAGAGACac GTAGCCCGACATGAAGCCGAGGAGCTCGCACACCGACTCTCAATACCATATTTGGAGTGCTcggcaaaaattcgaaaaaatgttgatgaaGCGTTTTTTGATATTGTGAGATTAGTCAg aaaataccaaCATGACGAGCGCATGCCCATCCACCCCCATGACGATCGGAAGCTCGAATCACCGATCAAgctgaagaagaaaaagaattgCAGGATTCAATAA